The following coding sequences lie in one Maniola jurtina chromosome 11, ilManJurt1.1, whole genome shotgun sequence genomic window:
- the LOC123869383 gene encoding zinc finger BED domain-containing protein 4-like, with product MEENSDKIDINKVKIKHFTVNPLFSKSKNSFSWKYFGQLILENEGKRKYVFTEQVFCSSCLENAKNQVPDSPFGCVKIKSYSSKASTGNLIRHLKDDHSLLEEKNPAAATSKSLTTFFKVSLSRPTTSAPSSSKSQNKWMLARDLCLWLCRSLTAFDTVSNEGFKDFLIKYNVIYKIEDLPSRTTVSREALSDIYDCMLAHIKQDILAKIGTHAALTTDLWQDLYRRCSYITYTLQYIADDANEMQNYTLATRLFEGKKTGEALSAFTQGIISSFGLEGKSLYLVTDSGANVKRISQNLQGIQSHLCLGHGLHNLVTVDGIKKTPQVQNLVVKCKKVVKTLRYRLPEIEEEADKEQRRILTEIDDVHDHLEDDENFPFDPVPESDVPSDEGTEVYFSRATTSSASLSVPSIKSATPTRWHSTLAMLQSLSSKCNRKPVNAMLAKYNMSELKFDDKEWELIEDLTKFLTKFKPITEVLCTQTNCSINFALVFRSEIKDACEALNDDEKLVMLHMKRNMAEMLNHRFPITKIIVAAALLDCRFTKLQEIDNFMESNNTTRVDFLVNCIKEVVPACELEAQFSRSSTSNKGDQDNFLVKLVEKHAVTFNDDGQDFIEKECLKYLVSCNASDLKDGNVIKYWQERQAAFPLLYKLAKAILSVPATSTPSERVFSIAGLTVTAKRSRLSPSRVDKIIFVHDNYSRCKAAVN from the exons ATGGAAGAAAATAGcgataaaattgatataaacaaagtaaaaataaaacattttactgTAAATCCACTATTTTCTAAATCAAAAAACAGTTTTTCGTGGAAATACTTCGGACAATTAATACTTGAAAACGAAGGCAAAAGAAAATATGTGTTTACTGAACAAGTTTTTTGCTCGAGCTGTCTAGAAAATGCGAAAAATCAGGTCCCTGACAGTCCGTTTGGATG tgtcAAAATTAAGTCCTACAGTTCTAAAGCGAGTACAGGAAATTTGATACGCCATTTGAAAGACGACCATTCATTATTGGAAGAAAAAAACCCTGCTGCTGCGACATCCAAAAGTTTAACAACATTTTTCAAAGTATCACTATCACGTCCGACGACATCTGCTCCATCATCTTCAAAAAGCCAAAATAAGTGGATGCTTGCAAGGGATTTATGTTTGTGGCTCTGTCGATCCCTCACAGCATTCGATACTGTTAGTAATGAGGGGTTCAAAGACTTCCTGATCAAATATAATGTCATATACAAAATAGAAGATTTACCTTCTCGAACCACCGTTTCTAGAGAGGCGTTAAGTGATATATACGACTGCATGCTAGCACACATCAAGCAAGATATCCTGGCAAAAATTGGAACCCATGCAGCTCTTACAACAGATCTTTGGCAAGATCTTTACCGACGTTGCAGCTACATAACGTATACTCTGCAATATATAGCAGATGATGCCAATGAAATGCAAAATTATACTTTGGCTACAAGATTATTTGAAGGCAAAAAGACTGGAGAAGCTTTAAGTGCATTCACTCAAGGTATTATATCTTCCTTTGGCCTCGAAGGAAAGTCTTTGTATCTTGTTACTGATTCTGGAGCAAATGTAAAGCGCATATCTCAAAATTTGCAAGGAATTCAAAGCCACTTATGTCTGGGACACGGTTTGCATAATCTTGTAACAGTAGACGGTATCAAAAAAACTCCCCAAGTACAAAATCTCGTGGTAAAATGCAAGAAAGTTGTCAAAACACTGAGATATAGATTGCCTGAAATTGAAGAAGAAGCTGACAAGGAACAGCGCCGAATTTTGACAGAAATTGATGATGTTCATGACCACCTTGAAGATGACGAGAACTTTCCATTTGATCCTGTACCAGAGTCAGACGTACCGTCAGACGAGGGGACTGAGGTTTATTTCTCTAGAGCCACTACATCATCAGCATCATTATCTGTGCCATCGATTAAATCAGCAACACCCACTCGTTGGCACAGTACTTTAGCGATGCTACAAAGTTTAAGTAGTAAGTGCAACCGAAAACCAGTGAACGCCATGCTTGCAAAATATAACATGTCGGAACTTAAATTTGATGATAAGGAATGGGAACTCATTGAAGATCTGACTaagtttttgacaaaatttaaaCCGATTACGGAAGTTTTATGTACACAGACAAATTGCTCAATCAATTTCGCCTTAGTGTTCAGATCAGAAATAAAAGATGCATGTGAAGCTTTGAATGACGATGAAAAGTTAGTAATGTTGCATATGAAAAGAAATATGGCGGAAATGCTCAATCACAGATTCCCAATCACCAAAATTATTGTAGCAGCTGCTTTGCTAGATTGcagatttacaaaattacaagaaatagataattttatggAAAGTAACAATACGACAAGAGTGGACTTTTTGGTCAACTGCATCAAAGAAGTAGTGCCAGCGTGTGAACTTGAGGCGCAATTCAGCCGCTCTAGTACGTCAAATAAAGGTGACCAAGACAATTTTCTGGTCAAACTTGTTGAAAAACATGCAGTTACGTTTAATGATGATGGACAAGATTTTATTGAGAAAGAATGCCTGAAGTATTTGGTATCTTGTAATGCCAGTGATTTGAAAGACGGCAATGTTATTAAATATTGGCAAGAAAGACAAGCAGCATTTCCGTTACTGTACAAATTAGCGAAGGCTATTTTATCAGTGCCTGCTACAAGCACGCCCAGCGAGAGAGTGTTTTCTATTGCCGGTTTGACAGTAACGGCAAAAAGGTCTCGTTTAAGTCCATCACGAGTGGACAAAATTATATTTGTGCATGATAATTACAGCCGTTGCAAGGCAGccgttaattaa